A stretch of Treponema vincentii F0403 DNA encodes these proteins:
- a CDS encoding YibE/F family protein — MQEKVFTGAVLILTVLLCIGMPKISNKLKPDTPFTQEFATGIVEEVLEEDLSPDPVVQGRSRGTQKLRVKILEGTYQNEEFEVYNTLSSLHSNFAYKGLKAVFTLRESGGQTAVWLYNLKRDTHVFVLAALFFAALVMLGRGQGLKSALGLVFTCVLIVTVLIPALFAGFPPVPVSIVLVSLMTVVSFILISGFTRKTFAAIAGTVSGITIAGIISAIVSYFAQLSGVNMEGGEQLLNLAPDYNLQLDGLLFTSILIASLGAVMDVSMSIASSMQEILTANPRLTKRELFKSGLTVGKDITGTMSNTLILAFAGSSLPLVMMIWGYGMSFKQFINIPRIVIEIMHGISGSIGIIAAVPCTALVALFILKIPAAKKVRK, encoded by the coding sequence ATGCAAGAAAAAGTATTTACCGGGGCAGTATTGATTCTTACCGTACTGCTGTGCATCGGTATGCCCAAAATTTCAAATAAGCTCAAGCCCGATACGCCGTTTACCCAAGAGTTTGCCACGGGTATTGTGGAGGAAGTATTGGAAGAAGACCTTTCTCCCGATCCGGTTGTGCAGGGACGGTCCCGCGGTACGCAAAAACTCCGCGTAAAAATACTTGAAGGCACCTATCAAAATGAAGAGTTTGAAGTGTATAACACGCTGAGCAGCTTACACAGCAATTTTGCCTATAAGGGCTTAAAAGCGGTGTTCACGCTGCGTGAAAGCGGCGGGCAAACAGCCGTATGGCTGTATAACCTTAAACGCGACACCCATGTCTTTGTACTGGCGGCTCTGTTTTTTGCCGCGCTGGTCATGCTCGGAAGAGGGCAAGGACTCAAATCCGCGCTCGGACTTGTGTTTACCTGCGTGCTCATCGTTACCGTGCTTATCCCCGCCCTCTTTGCAGGCTTCCCGCCCGTGCCGGTTTCCATCGTATTGGTGTCTTTAATGACTGTTGTCAGCTTTATTTTAATAAGCGGCTTTACACGCAAGACCTTTGCCGCTATAGCCGGTACCGTATCCGGCATCACCATCGCGGGGATTATCTCGGCTATTGTTTCCTATTTTGCGCAGCTTTCCGGCGTTAATATGGAGGGCGGTGAGCAGCTGCTCAACTTGGCGCCGGATTATAATCTCCAGCTGGACGGACTTTTGTTCACCTCCATTTTGATTGCCTCGCTCGGCGCGGTGATGGACGTCAGTATGTCTATTGCCTCTTCCATGCAGGAAATTTTAACCGCAAACCCGCGCCTTACTAAAAGGGAGCTCTTTAAGTCGGGGCTGACCGTCGGCAAAGACATTACCGGCACCATGAGCAATACGCTCATTTTAGCCTTTGCCGGTTCTTCGCTGCCCCTCGTAATGATGATTTGGGGCTACGGCATGAGCTTTAAGCAGTTTATCAATATACCGCGCATTGTGATAGAAATTATGCACGGAATTTCCGGCAGCATCGGTATTATCGCTGCGGTTCCATGTACGGCGCTGGTCGCTCTTTTTATATTGAAGATACCGGCTGCAAAGAAAGTGAGAAAATAG
- a CDS encoding methyl-accepting chemotaxis protein, with product MSKKRFSISNKLIIIFGLLIAAASLIEGTLALRIARQAVIEKIETQLIDKALDEAEIIDAKIAAFFQFLEGLSRIPILYDTTASYQEKLHVLQKDAIANNNTILELNISDPAGVCYAQNGTVDVNDREWFKASIRGSRFVSDLLISKTTQKLISTFSIPIYDNEHRIMGVLSADISGLWFRDNIKDIKIGKTGNYYIIGPTGATIADQDINAVTSMLNPSEEGLTNAELDSCGRFERHAVASSEPGIGYYEFEGVSKIAAYTKLKSAAWTAIVCAPVHEFMETVNTLRTSLILIGLGIFAGAVLIVYLVARNMVKPVKRTVAALKNIAQGEGDLTVSLPVTGNDEVTDLSEYFNETITKIRNAIKSIGINCNQMEEIGNELSTNMTETASAVHEISTNIDGVKHQAMTQAASVAETAATVEEIVRTIKQLNTGIEMQAASVAQSSSSVEEMVANIASIGQTLAKTDSAIKDLTAATGDGKATLVTSNTVTQKIAEESGSLLEASSVIQHIASQTNLLAMNAAIEAAHAGEAGKGFAVVADEIRKLAEESSVQGKTITATLKTLSSEIETLASSSKTVEGKFNAIFTLAEQVKEMSARLTEAMKEQGNGSKEVLTAIKNINMVTTEVQAGSEEMLKGSESVAQEMRKLDDLTRIITDSMNEMASGAIQINNAVQEVHEITQKNKQSIQNLALEVSKFKV from the coding sequence ATGTCAAAAAAAAGGTTCTCAATCAGCAACAAATTAATTATCATTTTCGGACTTTTAATTGCGGCAGCATCGCTCATCGAAGGTACACTAGCGCTCCGTATTGCCCGCCAAGCTGTAATCGAAAAAATAGAGACACAGCTTATCGATAAAGCGTTGGACGAAGCGGAAATTATCGACGCAAAAATAGCCGCGTTTTTTCAATTTTTAGAAGGCCTATCCCGCATACCGATACTATATGATACAACCGCTTCGTATCAAGAAAAATTACACGTGCTGCAAAAAGACGCAATAGCCAACAACAACACAATACTTGAATTGAATATCAGCGATCCCGCAGGGGTCTGTTACGCACAAAACGGCACAGTGGACGTAAACGATAGAGAATGGTTTAAAGCTTCAATACGAGGCAGCCGTTTTGTTTCCGATTTATTGATTTCAAAAACAACACAAAAACTTATCAGCACCTTTTCAATTCCGATTTATGATAATGAGCACCGTATTATGGGTGTTTTATCGGCTGATATTTCCGGCCTCTGGTTTAGGGATAATATTAAGGATATTAAAATAGGCAAAACGGGAAACTACTACATCATAGGACCGACAGGGGCAACGATTGCCGATCAGGATATTAATGCCGTAACAAGTATGCTGAACCCCAGTGAAGAGGGACTTACCAACGCCGAGCTGGACTCCTGCGGGAGATTTGAGAGACATGCCGTAGCTTCTTCGGAACCCGGCATCGGGTATTATGAATTTGAAGGAGTTTCTAAAATTGCGGCTTACACAAAACTAAAGTCGGCTGCATGGACAGCTATCGTATGCGCACCCGTACACGAATTTATGGAAACCGTAAACACACTCCGTACAAGCCTTATTTTAATCGGGCTCGGCATTTTTGCAGGAGCCGTTTTGATTGTCTATTTAGTAGCCCGCAATATGGTAAAACCTGTTAAACGGACGGTTGCGGCCTTAAAGAATATTGCTCAAGGGGAAGGAGATTTAACCGTTAGTCTTCCGGTAACGGGGAATGATGAGGTAACGGATTTATCCGAATATTTTAACGAAACCATTACAAAAATAAGAAACGCAATTAAATCGATCGGCATAAACTGTAATCAGATGGAAGAAATCGGAAATGAGCTGTCTACCAACATGACCGAAACGGCAAGCGCCGTACACGAAATAAGTACGAATATCGACGGGGTTAAGCACCAAGCGATGACACAGGCGGCAAGCGTTGCCGAAACGGCTGCAACCGTCGAAGAAATTGTCCGCACCATTAAGCAACTGAATACGGGCATCGAGATGCAGGCTGCAAGCGTTGCACAATCTTCGTCTTCCGTAGAAGAAATGGTCGCGAACATCGCTTCAATAGGACAAACACTCGCTAAAACCGACAGCGCTATTAAAGACCTTACCGCCGCGACCGGCGACGGTAAAGCGACGCTTGTAACATCGAATACCGTAACGCAGAAAATTGCGGAAGAGTCCGGCAGCTTGCTTGAAGCATCGAGCGTTATCCAGCACATTGCATCACAAACGAATCTGTTAGCAATGAACGCTGCAATAGAAGCCGCTCATGCGGGAGAAGCAGGCAAAGGTTTTGCCGTCGTCGCAGACGAAATACGGAAGCTTGCAGAAGAATCTTCCGTGCAGGGAAAAACGATTACCGCAACATTAAAAACACTCTCATCGGAAATAGAAACGCTTGCCTCTTCGTCAAAGACGGTAGAAGGAAAGTTCAATGCAATTTTTACTCTTGCAGAGCAGGTAAAGGAAATGAGTGCCCGCCTTACCGAAGCCATGAAAGAACAGGGAAACGGCAGTAAGGAAGTGCTTACCGCTATCAAGAACATCAACATGGTAACAACGGAAGTGCAGGCCGGTTCTGAAGAAATGCTGAAAGGCAGCGAAAGCGTTGCACAAGAAATGCGGAAGCTGGATGACCTAACCCGCATCATTACCGACAGTATGAACGAGATGGCATCGGGTGCAATACAAATCAACAACGCCGTACAGGAAGTGCACGAAATTACGCAGAAGAACAAACAAAGCATTCAGAACTTGGCCTTAGAAGTCAGTAAATTCAAAGTCTAA
- a CDS encoding patatin-like phospholipase family protein, translated as MMNGLNIYQIKKLFRKIVLAAVLICSLTSLLSAQNVGLVLSGGGAKGAYEVGVWKALTDVGITDRISVISGTSVGALNAGLFVCTPVKEAEKLWRNEVGIDTFLMPDTDTVEALLEVVIKDILSGAARANLRYANEEDNSELLKKVKKTASVVGNSTSNLVKSLGKELLEYSQADKHNEGLFKRDSLEEILDRYITLEKIKASPYKVYATTIRKRMLKRKALANAFLDYDSSHSLLLNEQRSSLIVKQIMLASSALPLVYSSQPISAGLVENGKVIREQFEYIDGGFTEIGGQNTPYKPILRENVDIIVVVYLKSEEELFTMTDHKSEIKEKPVLISKEMLNGKKLIEIIPSKNLGNLLSGTVNFSPDKINALINLGYNDTMKMFLDGQFSDIFM; from the coding sequence ATGATGAACGGATTAAATATATATCAGATTAAAAAATTGTTTAGAAAAATAGTATTAGCCGCTGTTTTAATTTGCAGCTTAACTTCTTTGCTATCTGCTCAAAATGTTGGATTGGTTTTATCAGGAGGCGGAGCAAAAGGTGCTTATGAAGTTGGAGTTTGGAAGGCTTTAACAGACGTAGGCATAACAGATCGTATTTCTGTGATATCAGGTACATCAGTAGGCGCTTTGAATGCCGGATTATTTGTTTGTACACCTGTAAAAGAAGCAGAAAAACTTTGGCGTAATGAAGTAGGAATCGATACTTTTCTCATGCCGGATACAGACACTGTTGAGGCTTTACTTGAAGTCGTTATAAAAGATATTTTATCCGGTGCTGCAAGGGCCAATCTCAGATATGCTAATGAAGAGGATAATTCTGAATTATTAAAGAAAGTAAAAAAAACAGCCTCTGTTGTAGGCAATTCAACAAGTAATCTTGTAAAATCTTTGGGAAAAGAGTTACTAGAATACAGTCAGGCTGATAAACACAATGAAGGGTTATTTAAACGAGATTCTCTTGAAGAAATTCTTGATAGATATATAACTCTCGAAAAAATCAAAGCTTCACCTTACAAAGTTTATGCAACAACAATCAGAAAAAGAATGTTAAAAAGGAAAGCTCTTGCAAACGCATTTTTGGACTATGATTCTTCACATTCTTTGTTACTAAATGAACAACGGTCAAGTTTAATCGTAAAACAAATTATGCTGGCATCATCAGCACTTCCTCTCGTTTATAGTTCACAGCCAATTTCCGCTGGATTAGTAGAAAATGGGAAAGTTATACGGGAACAATTTGAGTATATTGATGGCGGATTTACTGAGATAGGAGGGCAGAATACTCCATATAAACCTATACTGAGGGAAAATGTTGATATCATCGTTGTTGTTTATTTAAAATCGGAAGAAGAATTATTTACGATGACCGATCATAAATCGGAAATAAAAGAAAAACCCGTACTTATTTCAAAAGAAATGCTTAATGGTAAAAAGTTGATCGAAATAATACCTTCTAAGAATCTTGGCAACTTACTTTCCGGAACTGTTAATTTTAGCCCGGATAAAATTAATGCTTTAATAAATTTAGGGTATAACGATACGATGAAAATGTTCTTGGACGGACAGTTTTCGGATATATTCATGTAA